In Nocardioides sp. JQ2195, a genomic segment contains:
- a CDS encoding universal stress protein, which translates to MKPTIVVGYSPDEYGATGVERALEEARLRGARVLVANASRGDAYVDEHFASTAQLASLEEQLSSSGVDCEVRQSFGHDVAEQLLQTIEETEAILVVLGIRRRSPVGKLLMGSVAQRVLLGAECAVLLVKPPR; encoded by the coding sequence ATGAAGCCAACGATCGTGGTCGGCTACAGCCCTGACGAGTACGGCGCCACAGGTGTCGAACGTGCCCTCGAGGAGGCCCGCCTGCGTGGGGCCCGGGTGCTGGTCGCCAACGCCAGCCGGGGCGATGCCTACGTGGACGAGCACTTCGCCTCGACTGCCCAGCTGGCCTCCCTGGAGGAGCAGCTGAGCTCTTCGGGGGTCGACTGTGAGGTGCGGCAGAGCTTCGGCCACGACGTCGCCGAGCAGCTGCTGCAGACGATCGAGGAGACCGAGGCGATCCTGGTCGTCCTCGGCATCCGGCGGCGTTCCCCGGTCGGAAAGCTGCTGATGGGCAGCGTCGCACAGAGGGTGTTGCTGGGCGCCGAGTGTGCGGTGCTGCTGGTGAAGCCCCCGCGCTGA
- a CDS encoding tripartite tricarboxylate transporter permease: MDNLGLLADGLGAALTPENLMYAAIGVLLGTFVGVLPGIGPAMAVALLLPVTFGLEPTQAFIMFAGIYYGGMYGGSTTSILLNTPGESASVMTAIEGNKMAKKGRAAQALATAAIGSFIAGTIGTLLVVFFAPVLADFAVTIGAPSFFAIIVLAMVLVTSLLGESKLRGWISLFLGLTFGLIGMDLNTGQPRLDFGRPELGGRLDIVIVAVGIFALGEALWVAAHLRRKPLEIIPVGQPWMGKDDWGRSWKPWLRGTALGFPFGAVPAGGAETPTFLSYLLERKLARNKDEFGNGAIEGVAGPEAANNASAAGTFVPLLAMGIPVTATSAVMLAALTSYGIQPGPQLMTDHSDLVWTLLASLLIGNALLLVLNLPLAPLWAKLLSIPRPYLYSGILFFASLGAYAASQRAFDIFLLLVFGLVGFMMRRFALPVLPLIIGVILGPLMETRFREALAISGGDLSALWSEKLGIALYVIAALVIVVPLVLKARGRNNPSDPDDIDGPAGPRGSDGFDNEKELVH; the protein is encoded by the coding sequence ATGGACAACCTCGGACTCCTCGCAGACGGCCTCGGCGCCGCGCTGACCCCTGAGAACCTCATGTACGCCGCGATCGGCGTCCTGCTGGGCACCTTCGTCGGTGTCCTACCCGGCATCGGCCCCGCGATGGCCGTGGCGCTGCTCCTGCCGGTCACGTTCGGCCTCGAGCCGACGCAGGCCTTCATCATGTTCGCCGGGATCTACTACGGCGGGATGTACGGCGGGTCGACGACCTCGATCCTGCTGAACACACCCGGCGAGTCGGCGTCGGTGATGACCGCGATCGAGGGCAACAAGATGGCCAAGAAGGGCCGGGCCGCGCAGGCCCTGGCCACTGCCGCGATCGGCTCCTTCATCGCCGGCACCATCGGCACCCTGCTGGTGGTCTTCTTCGCCCCGGTCCTGGCCGACTTCGCGGTCACCATCGGCGCTCCGTCGTTCTTCGCGATCATCGTGCTGGCCATGGTCCTGGTGACCAGCCTGCTCGGTGAATCCAAGCTGCGCGGGTGGATCTCCCTGTTCCTCGGCCTCACCTTCGGCCTGATCGGGATGGACCTCAACACCGGCCAGCCGCGACTCGACTTCGGTCGGCCCGAGCTCGGTGGACGTCTCGACATCGTGATCGTCGCGGTCGGCATCTTCGCCCTCGGCGAGGCACTCTGGGTGGCGGCGCACCTGCGCCGCAAGCCCTTGGAGATCATCCCCGTCGGGCAGCCGTGGATGGGCAAGGACGACTGGGGCCGCTCCTGGAAGCCGTGGCTTCGTGGGACCGCGCTCGGGTTCCCCTTCGGTGCCGTCCCCGCCGGTGGCGCGGAGACCCCGACGTTCCTCTCCTACCTGCTGGAGCGAAAGCTGGCGCGAAACAAGGACGAGTTCGGCAACGGCGCCATCGAGGGGGTCGCCGGCCCCGAGGCAGCCAACAACGCGTCGGCCGCCGGCACCTTCGTGCCCCTGCTGGCGATGGGCATCCCGGTCACCGCCACGTCAGCGGTGATGCTGGCCGCTCTCACCTCCTACGGCATCCAGCCCGGTCCCCAGCTGATGACGGACCACTCGGACCTGGTGTGGACCCTGCTGGCCAGCCTGCTGATCGGGAACGCCCTGCTGCTGGTGCTGAACCTGCCGTTGGCGCCGCTGTGGGCCAAGCTGCTCTCGATCCCTCGGCCCTACCTCTACTCGGGGATCCTGTTCTTCGCCTCACTCGGCGCCTATGCCGCGAGCCAGCGTGCGTTCGACATCTTCCTGCTGCTGGTCTTCGGACTCGTCGGCTTCATGATGCGACGCTTCGCACTGCCGGTGCTGCCGCTGATCATCGGGGTGATCCTCGGGCCGCTGATGGAGACCCGGTTCCGTGAGGCCCTGGCGATCTCCGGTGGCGACCTGTCGGCCCTGTGGAGCGAGAAGCTGGGGATCGCGCTCTACGTGATCGCTGCGCTGGTGATCGTCGTACCCCTGGTGCTCAAGGCGCGGGGGCGCAACAATCCGAGTGACCCCGACGACATCGACGGTCCCGCCGGACCCCGGGGCTCGGACGGGTTCGACAACGAGAAGGAGCTGGTGCACTGA
- a CDS encoding tripartite tricarboxylate transporter TctB family protein, which yields MSSHATTPGTSPGTSPATSPDASPTTSPARRQDRAQLGVAALLAAIGAYTLYDATTLTVGFADPVGPKMFLYVIGSVMLVLAALLVLATLRGDTPQAEAGEDVDLTVPADWVTVAKLVAVLLITVATVNWLGWAIVGAFLFAGAAWSLGSRTLIRDVIVGAVMSVGSWYGFYVGLGIPLTPGILDGIL from the coding sequence GTGAGCTCACACGCAACCACCCCGGGCACGTCGCCGGGCACGTCGCCGGCCACGTCGCCGGACGCGTCACCGACCACGTCGCCGGCCAGGAGACAGGATCGGGCACAGCTCGGCGTCGCCGCGCTGCTCGCCGCGATCGGGGCCTACACGCTCTACGACGCCACCACGCTGACCGTCGGCTTCGCCGACCCGGTCGGGCCGAAGATGTTCCTCTACGTGATCGGCTCGGTGATGCTCGTGCTCGCCGCGCTGCTCGTGCTGGCCACGTTGCGTGGTGACACTCCCCAGGCCGAGGCGGGCGAGGACGTCGACCTCACCGTGCCGGCCGACTGGGTCACCGTGGCCAAGCTGGTCGCCGTCCTGCTGATCACCGTCGCCACCGTCAACTGGCTCGGCTGGGCGATCGTGGGCGCGTTCCTCTTCGCCGGAGCGGCCTGGTCGCTCGGCAGCCGCACCCTGATCCGCGACGTGATCGTCGGCGCGGTGATGTCGGTCGGCAGCTGGTACGGCTTCTACGTCGGCCTGGGCATCCCGCTCACGCCCGGCATCCTGGACGGGATCCTCTGA